GCAGGAACAAATCCAAAATCATTTATCTGGACGGAAAACGGGAGGCAAAGAACCGGAGGGTACCGCATCGCAATAGAAAGGAAAGCGAATACTAGGCCGGCGAAACATGTTAGCAACAGACAGAATGTCTTTTAACCATTTATTATAAGAGGGTCGTTTCGATGAAAATTAATCTGGAAAAAGATCTGCAAGCCGTCAGTAGCCGACTCACGGCGCTTTCTAAAGAGATCGACAGGATCGCCGCCGGGATCGGGAAACCCAAAAAGCCCAAAGCCAAACCTGCAGCAGGGAAGGCAGGCTCAAAAGGCAGTAGAAAAACCGCCGCCGCTCAAACGGCGCCGGGCGGGCAAAAAGAGGCCGGGCCTTCCATCGAGATCGATCCGATCCTGGAAAACGGGATTGCGGAGGATATGCCGGACTATAATACCGGAGCAGACGCCCCTGTTTGAGTCGAATCGCTCCGGCGCCCGCCACCCCCGGTCTGACGGGGATTGGCGGGCGTATCCAAAAGGCGGCTTGCGTTTTAACGGCTCAATTCACTCCAGCATTCACCCAACACCGGGGTTCTCAGCTACAAGTAATCAAACGGCGCCAGGCCGTAAAGGGCCCTGGCCCTGTCACAGTGGTAATTCCTGGCGCCTTCCTGCCAGGAAGCCTCAAAACTCCTGCACACGGTGGGCCTCGATACGTAGATGGTGCAGGTCACCCGATGACCGATCTGACCCTCCAGTGCGGTGCATCGTTTGTGTTTCAATTCAGTTCCCTTCATCGCACAGATCGAGCCGTCGATTGACGTGGCGAACGCTTCGGGGACCCAGCCCCCGTTGTCGTGCATCATTTCCACAGCCGGAAACCGCACGATAAAAGCAGCGCAGCAGGCGCCGCAGCGCATGCACGGGTTCACCTCGCTGCAATGCAAACGGATTCGGTCCAACATAGGCATTCCCCGATTTCAAGT
The genomic region above belongs to Deltaproteobacteria bacterium and contains:
- a CDS encoding YkgJ family cysteine cluster protein; its protein translation is MLDRIRLHCSEVNPCMRCGACCAAFIVRFPAVEMMHDNGGWVPEAFATSIDGSICAMKGTELKHKRCTALEGQIGHRVTCTIYVSRPTVCRSFEASWQEGARNYHCDRARALYGLAPFDYL